Proteins encoded together in one Bosea sp. (in: a-proteobacteria) window:
- a CDS encoding extensin family protein, producing the protein MRRAHLSLIALALAGAAGLAGCGKFQKPQRAAWRDQAEAACMSSRQVQLSAYVSLRGKAIDGPGTCGMQQPLKVQAFAGGGIGLTSAATLSCPVVSTTDRWLAEVVQPAAMNLLGAQVVELRAGSYSCRAMNNGTATTRTSEHAFGNAVDVFSFRLNDNRVVTVKDGWRGSPEEQNFLREVFVGACEHFSTVLGPGADPLHYDHFHIDLARHAKGRHICKPVIKYTPNYNLQPPDPARPYASAQPLPRGPAPAAATMVAGGGLLRQPSEGLRPPGSVRGGYPVANYGQGLDAQRRSLEQPSYRPQPLPSESGGPLTLPGAVPPTEEAILGDEGGAGVVDLEGEDQAQPLITPQHDPFAYSSGRVPPRR; encoded by the coding sequence ATGCGACGCGCTCATCTTTCCCTCATCGCACTCGCCCTTGCCGGAGCAGCCGGCCTGGCGGGCTGCGGAAAGTTCCAGAAGCCGCAGCGTGCCGCCTGGCGCGACCAGGCGGAAGCGGCCTGCATGTCCTCCCGCCAGGTGCAGCTCTCGGCCTATGTCAGCCTGCGCGGCAAGGCGATCGACGGACCCGGCACCTGCGGCATGCAGCAGCCGCTCAAGGTCCAGGCCTTCGCGGGCGGCGGCATCGGGCTGACCAGCGCAGCCACCCTCTCCTGTCCGGTCGTCTCGACCACCGACCGCTGGCTGGCGGAGGTGGTGCAGCCGGCGGCGATGAACCTGCTCGGCGCCCAGGTCGTGGAACTGCGGGCCGGCTCCTATTCCTGCCGGGCGATGAACAACGGCACGGCGACGACGCGCACCTCCGAGCACGCCTTCGGCAACGCCGTCGACGTCTTCTCCTTCCGGCTCAACGACAACCGCGTGGTGACGGTGAAGGACGGCTGGCGCGGCTCGCCCGAGGAGCAGAACTTCCTGCGCGAGGTCTTCGTCGGTGCCTGCGAGCATTTCTCGACGGTGCTCGGCCCCGGCGCCGACCCGCTGCATTACGACCATTTCCACATCGATCTCGCCCGGCACGCCAAGGGCCGGCACATCTGCAAGCCGGTGATCAAGTACACGCCGAACTACAATCTGCAGCCGCCGGATCCGGCGCGCCCCTATGCCTCGGCCCAGCCGCTGCCGCGCGGCCCGGCACCCGCGGCCGCCACCATGGTCGCGGGCGGGGGGCTCCTCAGGCAGCCGAGCGAGGGCCTGCGGCCGCCGGGCAGCGTGCGGGGTGGCTATCCGGTCGCGAATTACGGCCAGGGCCTCGACGCGCAGCGCCGTTCCCTCGAGCAGCCATCCTACCGCCCGCAGCCGCTGCCGAGCGAGAGCGGCGGGCCGCTCACCCTGCCGGGCGCGGTGCCGCCGACGGAGGAGGCGATCCTCGGCGACGAGGGCGGCGCGGGCGTCGTCGATCTCGAGGGCGAGGACCAGGCCCAGCCGTTGATCACGCCGCAGCACGATCCCTTCGCCTACAGCTCGGGGCGCGTGCCGCCGCGGCGCTGA
- a CDS encoding Tim44 domain-containing protein, with product MTLISLARRGRAVALLAGALILVPLVAEARPGGGRSFGSRGSFTRTAPPPTNTTPGGAQTFQRSAPSPSMAAPSAGAAMAQAARPSLARNMMMGIGAGLLGAGLFGMLSGSGFFGGLASFAGLLGFMLQLALIAGIVMLAIRFFRRRSEPQLAGAGAPFARQGHDAPQPGAARMGGFGGGAAAAQPQPIELSGADFDTFERLLGEINAAYSNEDEAGLRQRVTPEMFGYFDEDLGENARRGVADRVSDVKLLQGDLSQAWREGDTDYATVAMRFSLINALYDRKSGRIVDGNATEPQEVSEYWTFLRRRGGGWMLSGIQQAT from the coding sequence ATGACGCTGATTTCGCTCGCCCGTCGTGGACGTGCCGTTGCCCTGCTCGCCGGGGCCCTGATACTCGTGCCGCTCGTCGCCGAGGCCCGTCCGGGCGGCGGACGCAGCTTCGGCAGCCGCGGATCCTTCACCAGGACGGCGCCGCCCCCGACCAATACGACACCGGGTGGTGCCCAGACGTTCCAGCGCTCGGCGCCGTCGCCGTCGATGGCCGCTCCCTCGGCCGGCGCGGCCATGGCGCAGGCCGCCCGCCCGTCGCTCGCCCGCAACATGATGATGGGCATCGGCGCCGGCCTGCTCGGCGCGGGGCTGTTCGGCATGCTTTCGGGCTCCGGCTTTTTCGGAGGCCTCGCCTCCTTCGCCGGCCTGCTCGGCTTTATGCTCCAGCTCGCGTTGATCGCCGGCATCGTGATGCTGGCCATCCGCTTCTTCCGCCGCCGGTCCGAGCCGCAGCTCGCCGGCGCGGGCGCGCCCTTCGCCCGCCAGGGTCATGACGCGCCGCAGCCGGGCGCTGCCCGCATGGGCGGCTTCGGCGGTGGGGCCGCCGCCGCGCAGCCGCAGCCGATCGAGCTTTCGGGCGCGGATTTCGACACCTTCGAGCGCCTGCTCGGCGAGATCAACGCCGCCTATTCCAACGAGGACGAGGCGGGGTTGCGCCAGCGCGTGACGCCCGAGATGTTCGGCTATTTCGACGAGGATCTGGGCGAGAACGCCCGCCGCGGCGTCGCCGACCGGGTCTCGGACGTCAAGCTCTTGCAGGGCGACCTGTCGCAGGCCTGGCGCGAGGGCGACACCGACTACGCGACGGTCGCGATGCGCTTCAGCCTGATCAACGCGCTCTATGACCGCAAGAGCGGCCGGATCGTCGACGGCAACGCGACCGAGCCCCAGGAGGTCAGCGAATACTGGACCTTCCTGCGCCGGCGCGGCGGCGGCTGGATGCTCTCGGGGATCCAGCAGGCGACCTGA
- the ihfB gene encoding integration host factor subunit beta, with translation MIKSELVQRIADRNTHLYQRDIENIVSAILDEIVKALARGDRVELRGFGAFSRKGRSARIGRNPRTGDAVAVEEKFVPVFKTGKELRLRLNGKG, from the coding sequence ATGATCAAATCCGAACTCGTCCAGCGGATCGCCGACCGCAACACCCATCTCTACCAGCGCGATATCGAGAACATCGTCTCGGCCATCCTGGACGAGATCGTGAAGGCGCTGGCGCGGGGCGACCGGGTGGAGCTGCGCGGCTTCGGCGCCTTTTCGCGCAAGGGCCGCTCGGCCCGCATCGGCCGCAATCCACGCACGGGCGACGCGGTCGCGGTCGAGGAGAAGTTCGTCCCCGTCTTCAAGACGGGCAAGGAACTGCGCCTGCGCCTCAACGGCAAGGGCTGA
- a CDS encoding DUF3309 family protein, giving the protein MSTVLIIVLLILLLGGGGYYGHRSYGNAGLGGVLGLVLVIVLILWLMGAIGGARIA; this is encoded by the coding sequence ATGTCCACCGTCCTCATCATCGTGCTGCTCATCCTGCTTCTGGGAGGCGGCGGCTATTACGGGCATCGCAGCTACGGCAATGCCGGGCTCGGCGGCGTTCTCGGCCTCGTCCTGGTCATCGTCCTGATTCTGTGGCTCATGGGCGCCATCGGCGGCGCCCGGATCGCCTGA
- a CDS encoding LapA family protein yields the protein MKAFFKALVLVPVALVIVLFSVANRGSVRVSLDPFSRDLPMLSYEAPLFAVVLAAIAVGVLIGGLASWLAQGKHRKAARRSRRESEALRSETRALRSAVPDSALPALTDGSR from the coding sequence ATGAAAGCCTTCTTCAAGGCATTGGTGCTGGTTCCCGTCGCGCTGGTGATCGTCCTGTTCTCGGTCGCGAATCGCGGGTCGGTGCGCGTCTCTCTCGATCCGTTCAGCCGCGACCTGCCGATGCTCTCCTATGAGGCGCCGCTTTTCGCCGTGGTGCTCGCCGCGATCGCGGTGGGCGTGCTGATCGGCGGGCTCGCGTCCTGGCTCGCGCAGGGCAAGCACCGCAAGGCTGCCCGCCGCAGCCGCCGCGAGAGCGAGGCGCTGCGCTCCGAAACCCGGGCTTTGCGTTCCGCCGTGCCCGATTCCGCCCTGCCGGCGTTGACCGACGGAAGCCGTTGA
- a CDS encoding Hsp70 family protein has protein sequence MTPAAIGIDFGTTNSVVALAGADGSVTTRSFATRQGAVDAYRSALMFWREGRPPQTRISHVSGPDALDMALGMTAEHRFLQSLKTHLSSRAFQETRLFGKLFRLEDLIGVFLSDLSDGLSGREALPLVSGRPVVFAGERPDEELALARLRASYGEAGMAQVDFAYEPLGAAYWYARDLKQPQTMLVADFGGGTSDFSVMRFEPAARGGLTAIPLSHAGIGVAGDTFDYRIIEHAVSPALGKGTEYRSFGKLLPVPAHYHAAFAQWHKLSLMKSRETMAELNALIREAVEPGKLTDLLTVVEYDLGYELYRAVSAAKLSLSDSEATTLSFSQMGVTIEKPIRRADFERWIAEDVGAIEAALDRALADAGLEPGRIEAVFMTGGTSYVPAVRRLFERRFGAGKVHIGDAFRSVASGLALLARDRARACVAA, from the coding sequence ATGACCCCTGCCGCCATCGGCATCGACTTCGGCACCACCAACAGCGTCGTCGCGCTGGCCGGCGCCGACGGCTCGGTCACGACGCGCTCCTTCGCGACGCGGCAGGGCGCGGTCGACGCCTATCGCTCGGCGCTGATGTTCTGGCGCGAGGGGCGCCCGCCTCAGACCCGAATCAGCCATGTCAGCGGCCCCGATGCGCTCGACATGGCGCTGGGCATGACGGCCGAACACCGCTTCCTGCAATCGCTCAAGACCCATCTCTCCAGCCGCGCCTTCCAGGAGACGCGCCTGTTCGGCAAGCTTTTCCGGCTGGAGGACCTGATCGGCGTCTTCCTCAGCGATCTCTCGGACGGCCTTTCCGGCCGCGAGGCGCTGCCGCTCGTCTCCGGCCGCCCGGTCGTGTTCGCCGGAGAGCGGCCGGACGAGGAGCTGGCACTCGCCCGCCTGAGGGCGTCCTATGGCGAGGCCGGCATGGCCCAGGTCGATTTCGCCTATGAGCCGCTCGGCGCCGCCTATTGGTACGCCCGCGACCTGAAGCAGCCGCAGACCATGCTGGTCGCCGATTTCGGCGGCGGCACCAGCGACTTTTCGGTGATGCGCTTCGAGCCCGCCGCGCGGGGAGGGCTCACGGCGATCCCGCTCTCCCATGCCGGCATCGGCGTCGCAGGCGACACCTTCGACTATCGCATCATCGAGCATGCGGTCTCGCCGGCGCTCGGCAAGGGCACGGAATACCGCTCCTTCGGCAAGCTCCTGCCGGTGCCGGCGCATTACCATGCCGCCTTCGCGCAATGGCACAAGCTCTCGCTGATGAAGAGCCGCGAGACCATGGCCGAGCTCAACGCCCTGATCCGCGAGGCCGTCGAGCCCGGCAAGCTCACCGACCTGCTGACCGTGGTCGAATACGATCTCGGCTACGAGCTCTATCGCGCCGTCTCGGCCGCGAAGCTTTCGCTCTCCGACAGCGAGGCGACGACGCTCAGCTTCAGCCAGATGGGCGTCACCATCGAGAAGCCGATCCGCCGCGCCGATTTCGAGCGCTGGATCGCCGAGGACGTCGGCGCGATCGAAGCCGCGCTCGACCGCGCGCTGGCTGATGCCGGGCTGGAGCCTGGGCGGATCGAGGCCGTCTTCATGACCGGCGGCACCTCTTACGTCCCGGCCGTGCGGCGCCTGTTCGAGCGTCGCTTCGGTGCCGGCAAGGTGCATATCGGCGACGCCTTCCGCTCGGTCGCCAGCGGGCTCGCGCTTCTGGCGCGCGACCGGGCGCGCGCCTGCGTCGCGGCCTGA
- the sppA gene encoding signal peptide peptidase SppA has translation MPPDADLLADRRSLRRKLTRWRVLAVVGVITAAVIGGLAWKGEGPTSLRGAHVARLTVSGFISGDRRTLDLIKSVEDSNAVSAVVLRVDSPGGTTAGAEALHTALRRLAAKKPMVAVVDGVAASGGYIAAMGADRIVARQTSLVGSIGVLFQFPNVSNLLDTVGVKVEAIKSSPLKAAPNGFEPTSPEARAAIQRVVDDNYAWFRDMVRERRHLAEGEVASVSDGRVHSGRQALGLKLVDQIGGEPEAIAWMEQEKNLAKDLRVRDWRRRSESSAFGLWSLAEAMARGAGLDALAATIARAADQPVGLRLDAPLALWQPAAEK, from the coding sequence ATGCCGCCCGATGCCGATCTGCTCGCAGACCGCCGCAGCCTGCGCCGCAAGCTGACGCGCTGGCGCGTGCTCGCCGTCGTCGGCGTGATCACGGCTGCGGTGATCGGCGGTCTCGCCTGGAAGGGCGAGGGTCCGACCAGCCTGCGTGGGGCGCATGTCGCCCGTCTCACCGTCTCCGGCTTCATCTCCGGCGATCGCCGCACGCTCGATTTGATCAAGTCTGTCGAGGACAGCAACGCGGTTTCCGCCGTCGTGCTGCGCGTCGACAGCCCCGGCGGCACCACGGCCGGTGCCGAGGCGCTGCATACCGCGCTGCGTCGGCTCGCGGCGAAAAAGCCGATGGTCGCGGTCGTCGACGGCGTCGCCGCCTCCGGCGGCTATATCGCGGCGATGGGCGCCGACCGCATCGTCGCCCGCCAGACCTCGCTCGTCGGCTCGATCGGCGTGCTCTTCCAGTTCCCGAACGTGTCGAACCTGCTGGATACGGTCGGCGTCAAGGTCGAGGCGATCAAGTCGAGCCCGCTCAAGGCCGCCCCGAACGGTTTCGAGCCGACCTCGCCGGAAGCGCGCGCGGCGATCCAGCGCGTCGTCGACGACAACTACGCCTGGTTCAGGGACATGGTGCGCGAGCGCCGCCATCTCGCAGAGGGCGAGGTCGCCTCGGTCTCCGACGGGCGGGTCCATTCCGGCCGCCAGGCGCTGGGGCTGAAGCTCGTCGACCAGATCGGCGGCGAGCCGGAGGCGATCGCCTGGATGGAGCAGGAGAAGAACCTGGCCAAGGACCTCAGGGTCCGCGACTGGCGCCGGCGCAGCGAATCCTCCGCCTTCGGCCTGTGGAGCCTCGCCGAGGCGATGGCGCGCGGCGCCGGTCTTGACGCGCTTGCGGCGACGATCGCGCGCGCGGCGGACCAGCCGGTCGGCTTGCGGCTTGACGCGCCCCTGGCGCTCTGGCAGCCTGCCGCTGAAAAGTGA
- the grpE gene encoding nucleotide exchange factor GrpE, which translates to MEDKMTQNPATEDPNLESGAQAPEQAAAAEAGQAAELAKVQAERDDLKDKLLRTLADMENLRRRTEREIADAKAYAVTSFARDMLGSSDNLRRALESVPADALAKADALTKALNEGVELTERELLKTLERHGVRRIDPLAEKFDPNLHQAMFEAPDPAIAKGLVCKVVQVGYTIGERVLRPALVGVSAGAPRAPEAPAAPH; encoded by the coding sequence ATGGAAGACAAGATGACGCAGAACCCTGCGACGGAAGACCCCAATCTCGAATCCGGTGCCCAGGCGCCCGAGCAGGCGGCCGCCGCCGAGGCAGGACAGGCCGCCGAGCTCGCCAAGGTTCAGGCTGAGCGCGACGATCTCAAGGACAAGCTGCTGCGGACGCTCGCCGACATGGAAAACCTGCGCCGGCGCACCGAGCGCGAGATCGCCGACGCCAAGGCCTATGCGGTGACGAGCTTCGCCCGCGACATGCTCGGCTCCTCCGACAATCTGCGCCGCGCGCTCGAAAGCGTCCCGGCCGACGCGCTGGCGAAAGCCGACGCCCTGACGAAGGCGCTGAACGAAGGCGTCGAGCTGACCGAGCGCGAACTGCTCAAGACGCTGGAGCGCCATGGCGTGCGCCGCATCGATCCGCTGGCTGAGAAATTCGATCCCAACCTGCACCAGGCCATGTTCGAGGCGCCCGATCCCGCGATCGCCAAGGGGCTGGTCTGCAAGGTCGTGCAGGTCGGCTACACGATCGGCGAGCGCGTGCTGCGCCCGGCCCTCGTCGGCGTCTCCGCCGGCGCGCCCAGGGCGCCCGAAGCACCAGCCGCACCGCACTGA
- a CDS encoding trimeric intracellular cation channel family protein, protein MFEAAGVAIFALTGALVAARKGMDPFGFILLATVTGVGGGTLRDVLLGRGIFWVHNPGDVVICTIVALAAWALAYLRPGVLEGWAGRKLMLWSDAAGLSLFAVVGTLRGLDAAVPVLSAVALGAMTATFGGILRDILAGDRPMVLWSRDFYVTAATAGAAMTALLTGLGLPVAIVVLGGLTAGFGLRAGSLLFGWSFPGLLRKAQD, encoded by the coding sequence GTGTTCGAGGCTGCCGGCGTCGCCATCTTCGCGCTGACCGGCGCCCTCGTCGCCGCCCGCAAGGGCATGGACCCGTTCGGCTTCATCCTGCTGGCGACCGTCACCGGCGTCGGCGGCGGGACCTTGCGCGACGTGCTGCTCGGGCGCGGCATCTTCTGGGTGCACAATCCCGGCGACGTCGTCATCTGCACCATCGTCGCGCTCGCCGCCTGGGCCCTGGCCTATCTCCGCCCCGGCGTCCTCGAAGGCTGGGCCGGGCGCAAGCTGATGCTCTGGTCCGACGCGGCGGGGCTCTCGCTCTTCGCCGTCGTCGGCACGCTCAGGGGCCTGGACGCGGCGGTGCCGGTGCTCTCGGCCGTCGCGCTCGGCGCGATGACCGCGACCTTCGGCGGCATCCTGCGCGACATTCTCGCCGGCGACCGGCCGATGGTGCTGTGGAGTCGCGATTTCTACGTCACCGCCGCAACAGCGGGAGCGGCCATGACGGCGCTGCTCACCGGCCTCGGCCTGCCTGTCGCGATCGTGGTGCTCGGGGGGCTCACGGCCGGCTTCGGCCTGCGGGCCGGCTCGCTGCTGTTCGGCTGGTCGTTCCCCGGCCTGCTCCGCAAGGCGCAGGATTAG
- a CDS encoding alpha-ketoglutarate-dependent dioxygenase AlkB, with protein MTRLVVAPGVVHWPGRLAPVEQAALVAELRAVARKAPFFQPRMPKTGKPFSVRMTNCGSLGWVSDEKGYRYQPLHPETGEPWPLMPAPLMDLWTELAGYPHPPEACLVNFYAAGAKMGLHQDRDEQDFDAPVLSVSLGDAALFRIGGTTRGGRTMSLRLASGDVLLFGGEARLAYHGIDRILSGSSTLLPEGGRINLTLRRVTKPK; from the coding sequence ATGACCCGCCTCGTCGTCGCACCGGGCGTCGTCCACTGGCCGGGCCGGCTCGCGCCGGTGGAGCAGGCGGCGCTGGTCGCGGAACTCAGGGCGGTGGCGCGCAAGGCGCCGTTCTTCCAGCCGCGCATGCCGAAGACCGGCAAGCCCTTCTCGGTGCGCATGACCAATTGCGGCTCGCTCGGCTGGGTTTCCGACGAGAAGGGCTATCGCTACCAGCCGCTGCATCCTGAAACCGGCGAGCCCTGGCCGCTGATGCCGGCGCCGCTCATGGACCTGTGGACGGAGCTTGCCGGCTATCCGCATCCGCCCGAGGCCTGCCTCGTCAATTTCTACGCCGCCGGCGCGAAGATGGGCCTGCATCAGGACCGCGACGAGCAGGATTTCGATGCTCCGGTGCTGTCGGTCTCGCTCGGCGACGCCGCTCTCTTCCGCATCGGCGGCACGACCCGCGGCGGCAGGACGATGTCGCTCAGGCTCGCTTCCGGCGACGTGCTGCTGTTCGGCGGAGAGGCGCGGCTCGCCTATCACGGCATCGACCGTATCCTGTCGGGCTCCTCGACGCTGCTGCCGGAGGGCGGGCGGATCAACCTGACGCTGAGAAGGGTGACGAAGCCGAAATAG
- the dapB gene encoding 4-hydroxy-tetrahydrodipicolinate reductase has protein sequence MRLVVVGAAGRMGRMLIRAIDQAQGSVLVAAVERPGSPEIGADAGVLAGLPARGVVVTEDAAAAFAAADGVLDFTAPAATVAFADLAARAGILHVVGTTGLEPVHLAQLAEAARRTPVIRSGNMSLGVNLLAALVRKVAATLGTDWDIEIVEMHHRMKVDAPSGTAVLLGEAAAEGRAVDLAERRVAGRDGITGAREAGTIGFASLRGGTVVGDHKVIFAGSGERLELAHVAEDRSLFAQGAVKAALWGRGRGAGLYSMADVLGLDAL, from the coding sequence ATGCGTCTCGTCGTCGTCGGTGCCGCCGGGCGGATGGGCCGGATGCTGATCCGCGCCATCGATCAGGCGCAGGGCTCAGTGCTCGTGGCGGCGGTCGAGCGGCCGGGCTCGCCCGAGATCGGCGCGGATGCAGGCGTTCTCGCCGGGCTGCCGGCGCGCGGCGTCGTCGTGACGGAGGATGCCGCCGCGGCCTTCGCCGCAGCCGACGGCGTCCTCGATTTCACCGCGCCGGCGGCGACGGTCGCCTTCGCGGATCTGGCGGCCAGGGCCGGCATCCTGCACGTCGTCGGCACGACCGGGCTGGAACCCGTCCATCTGGCGCAGCTCGCCGAGGCGGCGCGGCGCACACCCGTCATCCGCTCCGGCAATATGAGCCTCGGCGTCAACCTGCTGGCGGCGCTGGTGCGCAAGGTCGCGGCGACGCTCGGCACCGACTGGGACATTGAGATCGTCGAGATGCATCACCGCATGAAGGTCGATGCGCCTTCCGGCACCGCCGTGCTGCTCGGCGAGGCGGCGGCCGAGGGGCGCGCGGTCGATCTGGCCGAGCGGCGCGTCGCCGGCCGCGACGGCATCACCGGCGCGCGCGAGGCCGGCACGATCGGCTTCGCTTCGTTGCGCGGCGGCACCGTCGTCGGCGATCACAAGGTGATCTTCGCGGGCAGCGGCGAGCGGCTCGAGCTCGCCCATGTCGCGGAGGACCGCAGCCTCTTCGCGCAGGGCGCGGTCAAGGCCGCGCTCTGGGGCAGGGGGCGCGGGGCCGGCCTCTATTCCATGGCCGACGTGCTCGGCCTCGACGCGCTTTAG
- a CDS encoding ornithine cyclodeaminase family protein, translating into MRLFDAAGIDAALSYPALIDILDEAFRSDVVAPKRGQYAIERPGEADAILLTMPAWSGPDVARPYIGTKIVSVFFGNGKRGLPGVMGAYLLMDGVTGEPLAVMDGNRLTTWRTAAASALASRYMSNPQASRMLMVGAGALAPFIVKAHRSVRPLTEIAVWARRPEAAEAVVAELAQDGIEARATTDLEGEARTADIISCATNATEPLIHGHWLKREAHLDLIGGFTMQMREADSDALHRARVVVDSSKAIDEGGDVAVAIAEGSYSADRVAGTLADLCRGRIAGPVEGGGITLFKSVGVALEDLAAAVAVWERNAAA; encoded by the coding sequence ATGCGGCTTTTCGATGCGGCCGGGATCGACGCGGCCCTGAGCTACCCCGCCCTGATCGACATTCTCGACGAAGCCTTCCGCAGCGACGTCGTCGCGCCCAAGCGCGGCCAATACGCGATCGAGCGGCCGGGCGAGGCCGATGCGATCCTGCTGACCATGCCGGCCTGGAGCGGGCCCGATGTCGCCAGGCCCTATATCGGCACCAAGATCGTCTCGGTCTTCTTCGGCAACGGCAAGCGCGGCCTGCCGGGGGTGATGGGCGCCTATCTCCTGATGGACGGCGTGACGGGCGAGCCGCTCGCGGTGATGGACGGCAACCGGCTCACCACCTGGCGCACCGCCGCGGCCTCGGCGCTCGCCTCGCGCTACATGTCCAATCCGCAGGCCAGCCGCATGCTGATGGTCGGGGCCGGCGCGCTCGCCCCCTTCATCGTCAAGGCGCATCGCTCGGTCAGGCCGCTGACCGAGATCGCGGTCTGGGCGCGGCGGCCTGAAGCCGCCGAGGCCGTCGTCGCCGAACTGGCGCAGGACGGCATCGAGGCCCGCGCCACCACCGACCTCGAAGGCGAGGCGCGCACCGCCGACATCATCTCCTGCGCGACCAATGCGACCGAGCCGCTGATCCACGGCCATTGGCTGAAGCGCGAGGCCCATCTCGACCTGATCGGCGGCTTCACCATGCAGATGCGCGAGGCCGATTCCGACGCGCTGCATCGCGCCCGCGTCGTGGTCGATTCCAGCAAGGCGATCGACGAGGGCGGCGACGTCGCCGTCGCCATCGCCGAAGGCAGCTACAGCGCCGACCGGGTCGCCGGCACGCTCGCCGATCTCTGCCGGGGCCGGATCGCCGGGCCGGTCGAGGGCGGCGGCATCACGCTGTTCAAATCGGTCGGCGTCGCGCTCGAGGACCTGGCGGCGGCGGTTGCGGTCTGGGAGCGGAACGCCGCGGCCTGA